The Nostoc cf. commune SO-36 genomic sequence TTTTCTTAGATAAAATCACCACTTTATCTGCTGAAAAATTCGCAGCAGCAGAATTAGAAATTCAGACTGTCGAATGTCTATGGGCTTGTAACCGTGGTTGTGTTGTTGCTGTTTCTAACCCGGATAAACCGACATATCTACTTGGCGATTTGCCTCCTGACGAAGAAAATGCCTTAGCATTACTTGAATTTACACAGATGTATATTAGTCATCGTCAGGGAGCAGTTGACTGGGACGAACTCCCCATACAGTTGGACTCTGCGTTTTTGGCCTGTATTCCTTCTGTAATTAATCAGGAAATTCCTGAGCCTTGATTCAATACTTCGTAAAAATCAGATGCCATATAAGAGTAAAACTATAGAAAAAACATATATGTAAGCTCTTAAATACTGATTTATTGTTTGATTGATCAAACAGAATTCAGGAGTCAGGAATCAGAATGGGCTAAACCTTAGCTATCCGCTAACAGAATGAATTCTGTGCGAGTGGCGGATAGCGCAGCGTATACCCTTCGGGATGCTTCGCTTAGAGCGAGTCCGCGATAGCGTAGCGTTAGCGAGTACTCGAGCGTCGCGTCTGAATAACCGGGTTTAAGACCCCCACCAAATCTACGATTTGGTGGTCTTCAATCAGTCGCGGGTCGGAATCCCCGACTAATTGATTCTGACTCCTGTTAGCGGTAGCGGGGCGTTTAGCCCATTCTGACTTCTGAATTCTTCTTCAAAAATATATATCTTGATTCAAAACCATACAAATTAATATTAATGCTTATGTACAAGATGTAAGAGTAGAAAAACAGTGATTCTCCACAAAATAGGCTTTGCGATCGCCTTTGATACTGCTATAAGTTCGGTAATAGGAATTTAAATGTCACAATCACCAAATCTCAGCAGTATGCGTAATTTTTTGATTATCTGGG encodes the following:
- a CDS encoding DUF1636 family protein; this encodes MTKHTLFVCKSCRRSSEELSENQPCDGSIFLDKITTLSAEKFAAAELEIQTVECLWACNRGCVVAVSNPDKPTYLLGDLPPDEENALALLEFTQMYISHRQGAVDWDELPIQLDSAFLACIPSVINQEIPEP